The following DNA comes from Sorex araneus isolate mSorAra2 chromosome 5, mSorAra2.pri, whole genome shotgun sequence.
acGTGCCTGTCCCGCCGTGTCGGGCATCCTCTAGCTTCTCCTCCCGAGTTCCACAGCCCCCGAGAAGCAAGGACAGGAGATTTGGACctaccccttttcttttttgggcgggggtcacacctggaggtgctcaggggttactcctggctctgcactcaggaatctctcctgcggggctccgggggcccatatggggtgctgggtattgaacctgggtcaggcacatgcaggtaagctccctacccgctgtgctatggctccagtcccagggctcatttttattatttgactgTGGTGTTGGgaccacccctggctctgcattcagggattggtttttttttttggagggggtggggtcacacctggggatgttaaggggttactcctggctctgcattcaggaatcactcctggtgcgtcTTGGGAtttgagatgccggggattgaacccgggtgggccgtgtgcaaggcggacgccctcctgctgtgctatagctccagccctggacctGCCCCCTTCCAGCGGCCCCCAGGGCTTCTCCCACTGCCCCTCAGGctcctcctgcccaccctcctctggggccCGTCCCTCTCCAGGACCTGCAGGCTGGGCTCCTGCAAAGGGCGCGTCGCCATTGGAGCTGGTGCTTGGAGGCCTCAGGCCCACACCCCCCGCCGGGCGACTCCATTTGAAGCCCAGCTCCAGGTTCATGGACCTGACCCCTTCCCAGGAGGTCAGCGGCTACAGCCAAGGCCCCTCCCTGAAGACTCAGACGTGGCCGGATCCTGAGCAAAGGTCTGAGCTCTCCAGAGCCCGCACCCAGCCACACCCACCTGCACCATAGGACTTTGTGTGTGTTCAAAACATGTGTGTGgataatagctgggaatggccACGCTGGACaggatctgagggttaaaagtaggtaaagggatattctgggtaacctctcagcatcaatattgcaaaccacaatgcccaaaaggagagagacagagacagagacacagagagagagagagagagagagagagatagagagagagagagagagagagagagagagagagagagagagagacacgcccgccgtagaggcaggcaggaagtgggggtggggtgatgggagggaacctagggacactggtgctgggaaatgtgcactggtggagggacgggtgttagaacactgacTAAAatcccatcatgaacagctttgtaagcatctatctcacagtgactcaatttaaaaaatttcataatggggctggagcgatagtataggggtagggcatttgccttgcacgcagccgaccaatattccatccccagcatcccatatggttccccgagcaccgccaggagtaattcttgagcacagagcgaggagtaacccctgagcattgctgagtgtgaccctaaaagcaaaataaaaaaaaatttaataaaaacaagtgtgtgtgggtgtgctcACCATGTATGTTCAGTAGTCAGGCCTCTCTCCCAGTGACCGTGGAccaaaggaggaaacgagggcctggctggtgatcagttgcagtgTATTCCAGTctactctccctctgcctctttcCAGTCTCAgtcgctgccccccccccaccccggcctgttCTAGAGAACAATCTCCAAGGGTTGGGGGCAGCCACTACAcacaggtgaggtagcacaatcaacagaCGTAAATCCCGTCCTTCCCGGAAGCTCATCTAAGACAAAgctctcatcctgctaggagatctgctcaggggaagaatttcatctaagagcatattcctcctttccttagtccgtaaccatttaaacagtcaccttaagtttacttctttataatatttctagtcattttgtatggacacagtaagagatatgttaagcttatacagtggctttcctggggacatctcgctgtagatcccagaccatagtcctcgggccagattagtccttcctaatccctgcAAGGTCCTtatccagtcacttctctttgggtcatgacagaattcacCCACAACCGTGTTCTTTATAAGTttcatggcacttggcctgtcccatttcgatgccagggtagctcaccgctttccctgggtctatccagtcccttcgttgggaccctgcttttggggtgctaggagctaaggaagggcaactgaggtttaagttgagtaaatatgacagatgcccaggagtaaatattactcagagtcaattaactcccaagttataaaagcagagcatttattgtcttcctgtgtctatacaaaaaggacattgctctaaagtaaactacgCAAAgtacataagggaaagagaagagcaatatttcACTTTCAAATTACAAATCCAGAGacctctgaagaatctgactttacaaatcaCAGATTCTGATTcagggaaatgagtgattaacaggtaggggaagcagagcacaaaggagaagcactcccgaggaaatgggagtgcttcgggAGTACTgtatgggtgttactcagtactACCTGAGCTCCCTGTGGAGGAGAACGGGCCAAGAAGAAAGGACAGACCAATGCTACCCTACAGGACCTAACTCAAGGGGCACTAGACAGGCAGGGCCAGCCAGGCCGCGCCCTCCCTGGTGTGCGGCTCCTGATGGGTGTGTGGGCAGCCCCACTCAGAGGCTCGTCCTGGGTGCAGTGAGCTGGTGCAGCCCTGTCTCTGCACCCCCACCAGTCCAGGGCACCTTCTGGCCCAGTGCGGGGGCTGCCGTCCCTCCAGGCCTGGACAGTGGGTGCCAGCTGGGAAACACGTCTAAACCCCAGACTCAGGAACCACAAAGGCAGGTCcatgcaggggagagggagggactggagctggaacccccagcccaccctgaaGCCCACCTCCATGTGGACGAGCAGGAACCCCCAGTGGTGCCCAAGGCTGCCACTGTCCTGTCCGGGGCTTGGGGACACACTCAGCCCGCGTGCAGTCCTGCCAGCTCTGAGCTCATGGCTCCCACAGCTCACGTCAGGCAGGTGGCCCCGGGGACAGCACAGTGAGGCTGCATGCATCTGCCTGCCGTCACAGGAGAGACCCGGGCACATGGGAGCCACCCGGCACAGAGCTCACGGTCCCTTCGCCCTGGGCAGGGTCACAGAGGAGTCCCGGAACCGAGAGAGAGGGCGGGAAGGTGAGTCACACTCGTCAGCGGCATCTCGTCTCGCCTGGCAAGGACCCCCTGCTGACCACCCTGCTTTgaggggcccagggcccggggctgagTCTGGGCCCAGACCCTGACACACCCATGGTGTGTCCTGGAGGAGGAGCACCCGCAGcacaggcagaggggcagggggaagggacaAGCGGAGACAGACAGGGGAGCCAGCGCCCTTAGTCCTGAGTCACCTGCGGAAAGCTGGTGGGGTGTGTCCAGTCTCCTACACCGGGTGAGAGGCCGGTCCTGCTGATGGTACGGGAAGGCATGGACACACCTGGCCCAGAGCTGCCACCACACCCGCCAAGGGGCAAAGAGCAGGGGccaagtgacagcacagcaggtgacaGGGCGCTCCCGGAAACTGCCAGCGTGCCCCTCCCCCAAGAGTCCCGGGGGCAGCTCCCCTGAGCAAGTGGGTCCTGTTGGGAGAAGGGCCAGGGCTCCAAGTGACACCTGTGGTCCCACGCGCTGAGCGAAGGGCTCGCCCCAGGGGTCCCTCGCCCTCCCAACAGGCGCCAGGCCCAGTTCTGTAGTCCCAAGTTCAACAGATGCAAGCCTGGACCCCACCCATGGCCTGTGACCCCAAGCTGGGGTGGGGTGCGCTGCTGGCATGAGGAAAGCGTGCGTATGGGGTGCACAGGCAGCCACTGTGACCTTCAGCACCATGACAACCGCAAAGGGAAAGGAAACCCACACCGCTGGCTCATGACTTAAGTGTGCTACTGTCTGTCTGAAAGCCTTCACCTGACAACCTGAACAAGGAATCCAGGAGGCGCTGTCAGAGCTGTAGCATCGATGCAGTCCCAGGAGGACCGAAGGCCAACCTGTGGGAAGTGACAGGCTGTCAggtttgggtttttctttctgggtcacaccctgcaatgctcaggggcttctcctagctctgcactcaggaattactcgtggcagtgctcggggagaatcatatgggatgttaggaaccgaacctgggttggccacgtgcaaggcaaatgccctccctgctgtgctacggctccagcccagGCTGTCCAGTTTTTAAGGAGGGGCGGAAGCAGCCCAACACCAAAGCAGAACCAAACTGGAGAACTTTATAGTCAGCAAGTCACAGGAACAGGCCAGGATGGGGTGTGCAGGATGGGAGGATGGAGGAGGATGGATGAATGTCGGGTACAGAAGAGGCACAGAACAGAGCCCGGAAACAGACACCCACCAATAAGGTCAACTGACCTTTGAAAGGAACAGAGGAATGAAGCAGACAGAAAAGTCCCACAACGTGGGGGGCAATGGGTATCTGCACAGAGTGGGCCGCTGTGCGGGGGCTCACACGCCAGCACTGGTACCCCAACACAGTCCGCCCAGccgaggcctggggcagggagggggcaccgGCACAACTCTCCCTCCTTCTGCTTCCAGCTCAGGCGTGCTGCCCACCCCTGTGTGTACCCCTACCCGGGACCATGCCGGGCAGGGGCGGGTAAGCGGGGCCAAAGGCTCTTCCAAGGGTCTCGTCGcagggcaggtgctgggctcagAGACGGACACAAACTatgaaaatgcttttattttaaatcaaagtaCCAAGCAGATACTTGCAAAACAACGTACAAAGTGGACTCAGAGGCACCCGCTGGGACCGGCACCCAGAGCTTCGGTCCCTCTGTCCCTTCTACGGCCGGGCCTCCCTGCGGCTCGGCCCCGCCAGCACAGACATCCCAGTCCCCAGGAGGCTCATCCTGGGCGGCCGCCATCACCCGGAGCAGCCCCTGCTGAGGCAGCTGGACGCACCCGTGGACACCCAGTTGCGGTAACAGGCCCCGGACTCAGTAAAAATGAGTTAAAAACGAGGACGGACACCCACAGGAGATCACACGGAACCAGCCAACAACGTAACAGGAAGAAGCGGGACCCTCGCAGCTGCCCGCCTGCCCTGGGCACTTGAGGCGGAAGGACAGACCGGGGACAGTGTGCACCAGGCCCTGGCGGGGCAGGGACTGTGGGCTCTGGGACCACACCCATGCACGGCCCAGAGAAGCGCCTTCGGCCTTGGAGCCACAGGTGGGAGGGGGACGGGAGCTTCATGCCGGCTGGGACGGCCCCCAGGAGCCTGCCGGCCGGACGCAGGGCCCGCAGGCTCCGTGCTGTGGTGCCGGGGGAGCTCGGACCAAGCCCTCGGCCAGAGCCAGcaggcctggctctgctctcggctGAAGTCCTCAGACCCGCTACCTCCACGCCCGCAGCGGCCCGACGTCCATCCCAGAGAGCGGACCTGCGTGCACTGCACTAACCCTACAGAAAACTGTGGGAAGAAACCAAATCCATAGGATCCACGCGATTCCACGCTTGGGGACGGTCCCCAAGACAGGTGTCACTGACGACCCCCCGCGGCTCAGACCCAGGGCGGGCGGCTCTGGCCCGCCCGCTCAGGCCATGTGTAAACAGTGTTAATAAGCAGCAGGCGGAGCCTGCATGTCCCCGAGAGAAGGGAAGTCAGGGCCCGGCCCGGCGGCGGCCCGCAGGACTGTCCCTTCTCCGTCCAGTCCGGCGTCTCCTCTTTGGTTCAGCGGCCCGAGGCCGCCGTGCGCGTGGCCACTCGCCGCCGGCTACTTGTGCTCGTGGCCCTCGGCCACGGCGGCCACCTCGAGGGCGGCCGCGTGCTCCTCGGGCCCCGGGGCGGCCGCCGCGCCGTCCACCGCGGGCACCAGCAGCGCGCCGGCGCCCGGGGACAGCTGCGTCACGTTCTGCAGCGCAGGGCCCAGGCCAGGCAGCGTCAGCAGCTGCAGCGGGCTGACCACCTTGACCACCGTGCCACCGTCCTGCACGGCGGCCGTGCTCAGCACCGTGAGGCTTGCGGCGTCGGGGTGCAGCTCCACGGCGCCCGGGAAGGCGGCGCCCGGCGAGGCCAGCACCGTGTAGCCGCCCAGCAGTGGCGAGGCGGGCGCGGCAGGCGCGGCCGGCGGGGGGCCCTTGCCCAGCACGGGCGCCGGCAGCGTGGACAGCACCTTGCCGAGCGGGACGCCGGCCAGCTGGGAGACGGGCACGGCCGGGGCGAGACCTGAGTGCGCCAGCACCTGCGAGGCCACGGCGGCCGGACCCGAGGCGGCCCTGGCCAGGCGTGGCCGCTTCATGGGGGGCGGCAGGGACACAGGCGTCAGCGTCATGAGCACGTTGCTCAGGTGCTGGGACTTGTGCTTGAGCTCCTTGGCCCGGCGCCGGTGCTCGTCGCACTGCTGCTCcagcgctgggggcgggggaaacGGAGTCAGTGGCGGGAGGGGACAGCGGGGCCGGACCTcgccgtgggggcggggctccgcAGGGGGCGGGACCTCgccgtgggggtggggctccGCAGGGGCGGGACCTCATCGTGGGGCTCTAGAAGGGGCGGGGCCTCATCGTGGGGTGGGGCTCTGCAGGGACGGGACTTCGTCGGCGGGAGGGGCTCCGCAGGGGGCGAGGGCTTGTCGGGGGCGGGACCTCGTCATGGGGCGGGGCTCCGAGGGAGGGGCCTCaccacaggggctggggggcagcctgGCCCTGGGACAAACCTGCCCACAGGGGCTGCTCAAGCACTCCTGGGTCCGAGGGCACCCGGAAGGGCTTGAGGCAGctcactctcccacccccctaccctgCCCACGGAGGCTCTCGGGTACCTGCCAGGTCGCGGGCATACTGCTCCCGGGATCGATCCATCTGGCACTTGTGGCTGGCCAGTACCTTCTTCACCAGGTCCAGCATGCCGAAGTTCTGCACGATGTTGTTGAGGAGGACGGCATCTGTGGGCAGCAGACACTGAGCCTGGGAGCggtcggggtgggggcgggcgcggCACCACCGCCCGCCTGGCCCACCCTCCTCACCTCTGAGCTGTAGTGGGGGGTCCTGGGCCCGCTGCTGGAGGCCTCGCATGGTCTCCACCAGCTCCTGGTGGAACTCCTGGATGACCTCATCCAGCAATCCCGCGTCCTTCAGCCCTCGCCAGAAGGCAAACGTGTCATCTGGGGGAGGAGAGACGCAGGGGAGCTGCTCACAGAGCCACTGTCCCCCAGGGAGGGTGGACGGCAGACCAGCACATCTGCTCGGGGCTGCAGCGCCTGACACTGCGCCCCCCATGGGCCCCGTGCCCATGCCCCCCCTCCACACCTCCAATAGCCGTGGTCCAGTCGCTGGGGTCTTCGCAGGTCTCGATGGTGATGGTGGCAGGGGAGCCGTTCACTAGGGCCAAGAAGGGGCTGTGAGCACTGAGCCGCCTCTGGGGCGAGTgccccagggccagtcccagaaCTGCACATTCACAGGCAGGCACGGACACGGGAAGGCACGGACACGGGCAGGCACGGACACAGGGAGGCATGGACACGGGCAGGCACAGACACGGGAAGGCATGGACGCAGGCAGGGACACGAGCAGGTATGGGAATGGGCAGGCACGGACACGGGCATGGACACGGACAGGCATGGACATAGGCAGGCATGGACACAGGCAGGGACACGGCAGGCACGGACACGGGCAGGCATGGACACGGGAACACACGGATGCAGGCACACACGCAGGCAGGCATGGACGCAGACAGGCATGAAGTGGCATGTGCACTGAGTGTTATGTGCATGATATagtggtatgtatgtatgtagtaTACATGCATGCTGCGTGTCATCATATATGCCACTGGTGCGTGTCACATGTGTGCCTACtaaggcagtgctggggctgcagGCGCTGCCTGTGTGGACACAGGCCCGAGGACGGGCAGCACCTACTGTCGGCCGTGGCGGGGGTGAGCGGGATGTACTCGGCGGACGTGGGGCTGCTCAGGGACACGCGGGCGCCCGAGAGGTCGATCTTGGTGCTGCGGCAGGTGTTGGAGCAGACCTTGTCGTGCTGGTAGAAGTCCAGCTCCCCCGAGTCCATGATCTTCCTGGGGCAGAGCGGGAGACACTGAGCTGCTCACCTGTGGCTCCAGGTCCAGGGCAGGCTCCAGGGCGGGGAGTCGCCCTGCAGGGCTCTGTCCATGGACGCATGGACACGGGCAGGCGCCCGAGAGGCCAAATCCATGATGGCTCTGCTTCACCCTGTGTCCTGCACCCCGGCCCAGGAGCTGAGCGGACACAGTCCGTGGGCGCACgacagggccccagggagccTGTGTCACACCTCGGTTTGCCGGCCCCACTGCTGGCCCTTACAGTGTCACCAGGGCTGTCTGTGGCCtggccacctccctgccccctcccctggtgGGAGTGTGATGCCACCACCCACCTATTGGCACTGTGGACACCCTGGGGGAACCAGAGGCTGCCACACTGCTGGCCACACTGAGGACTAGACCCTGGACCTGGCGCTAGGGACCCCAAGtcttcctgcacccccacccccagccctgcacagggccaggagcagctcAAAGGCAGAGGGGTGTCCTGTGCAAGAGGGCTCTGCCGGGCTTCAGCCAGGCGGACCCTCAGGAAGGTCTTGGCCCTGGCAGTTCTCCCGAGGGCTGAGC
Coding sequences within:
- the GMEB2 gene encoding glucocorticoid modulatory element-binding protein 2, with translation MATPDVSVHMEEVVVVTTPDTAVDGSSVEEVKTVLVTTNLASHGGDLTEEHMETENAAAAAAAFTASSQLKEAVLVKMAEDEDNLEAEIVYPITCGDSRANLIWRKFVCPGINVKCVQYDEHVISPKEFVHLAGKSTLKDWKRAIRMNGIMLRKIMDSGELDFYQHDKVCSNTCRSTKIDLSGARVSLSSPTSAEYIPLTPATADMNGSPATITIETCEDPSDWTTAIGDDTFAFWRGLKDAGLLDEVIQEFHQELVETMRGLQQRAQDPPLQLRDAVLLNNIVQNFGMLDLVKKVLASHKCQMDRSREQYARDLAALEQQCDEHRRRAKELKHKSQHLSNVLMTLTPVSLPPPMKRPRLARAASGPAAVASQVLAHSGLAPAVPVSQLAGVPLGKVLSTLPAPVLGKGPPPAAPAAPASPLLGGYTVLASPGAAFPGAVELHPDAASLTVLSTAAVQDGGTVVKVVSPLQLLTLPGLGPALQNVTQLSPGAGALLVPAVDGAAAAPGPEEHAAALEVAAVAEGHEHK